In Bordetella holmesii ATCC 51541, the following proteins share a genomic window:
- the xerD gene encoding tyrosine recombinase XerD — MPETPVLVAQPDIDAFIDAIWLEDGLAANTLAAYRRDLSAFARWLQSPASGLSTGGDLCAAGGADIEAWFAQRHEDSRPTTANRRLATLRRFYAWALREKRAAADPCLTLEAAKQPLRVPQTLSEAQVEALLAAPDLDTARGLRDRAMLETLYATGLRVSELVGLKTLDVSLSDAVVRVVQGKGGKDRLVPLGAEAAHWLQRYLSQARAELAGARVADALFVTSRAEAMSRQAFWQLVKKYARLADVQAPLSPHTLRHAFATHLLNHGADLRVVQLLLGHADISTTQIYTHVARERLKSLHAVHHPRA, encoded by the coding sequence ATGCCGGAAACCCCTGTTCTCGTTGCTCAGCCCGATATCGACGCTTTCATCGATGCCATCTGGCTCGAAGATGGCCTGGCCGCCAATACGCTGGCGGCTTACCGGCGCGACCTCAGCGCGTTTGCTCGGTGGTTGCAGTCGCCCGCATCGGGGCTGTCGACCGGGGGCGATCTGTGCGCGGCAGGCGGCGCAGACATTGAAGCCTGGTTTGCGCAGCGTCATGAAGACAGCCGCCCCACCACGGCCAACCGCAGGTTGGCGACGTTGCGCCGCTTCTATGCCTGGGCGTTGCGCGAGAAGCGCGCGGCCGCCGACCCCTGCCTGACACTGGAGGCCGCCAAACAGCCGCTGCGCGTGCCCCAGACTCTGTCGGAGGCGCAAGTCGAAGCCTTGTTGGCGGCTCCCGACCTGGACACCGCGCGGGGTCTGCGCGATCGCGCCATGCTCGAAACGCTGTATGCCACGGGCTTGCGCGTGTCCGAGCTGGTCGGCTTGAAGACTCTGGATGTCAGTTTGAGCGATGCCGTGGTGCGCGTGGTGCAGGGTAAGGGCGGCAAGGACAGGCTGGTGCCGCTGGGCGCCGAGGCTGCGCATTGGCTGCAACGCTATCTGAGTCAGGCACGCGCTGAACTGGCGGGCGCGCGCGTGGCGGATGCGCTTTTTGTCACCAGCAGAGCCGAAGCCATGTCGCGCCAGGCGTTCTGGCAGCTTGTCAAAAAGTATGCCCGGCTGGCCGATGTGCAGGCGCCGCTGTCGCCGCATACTCTCCGGCATGCCTTTGCTACCCATTTACTCAACCACGGCGCAGACCTGCGGGTGGTGCAGTTACTGTTGGGGCACGCTGATATTTCCACCACCCAGATCTATACCCATGTGGCGCGAGAGCGGCTGAAGTCGCTGCACGCCGTCCACCATCCGCGCGCCTAG
- a CDS encoding thiamine pyrophosphate enzyme, C-terminal TPP binding domain protein, whose amino-acid sequence MGGHILVDQLFAHGVKHVFCVPGESYLAVLDGLHDASIEVTVCRQEGGAAMMADAHGKLTGEPGICMVTRGPGAANALAGIHIAKQDSSPLILFVGQIERGMREREAFQEMDYRAVFGTQAKWVTEIDQVERIPELISRAFHVATSGRPGPVVIALPEDMLVEMADVPDAPHYEVIDAAPASDQMDTLTQMLASARKPVAILGGTRWDAQAVAQFADFARAHALPVGVSFRRQMLFPADHPCYVGDVGLGINPALLARVREADLILLVGGRMSENPSQAYTLLDIPVPRQKLVHVHPDSAELARVYRPNLAVNVSPTAFCAALASIPAPEAAPSWAADTERMRQNYLAWSDPSQIKTPGSLQMGEVMAYLEDALPPDAIMTNGAGNYASWLHRFHRHTRYATQLAPTSGSMGYGLPAAVGAKRIWPDKTVICFAGDGCFLMHGQEFATAVQYDLPIIVVLVDNGMYGTIRMHQEKHYPGRVSATQLKNPDFADYARAFGGHGERVETSAEFGPAFERARASGKPAILHCLIDPETISPSTTLEKIRAAALEAKA is encoded by the coding sequence ATGGGCGGCCACATTCTGGTCGATCAGTTGTTCGCCCACGGTGTCAAGCACGTCTTCTGTGTGCCTGGCGAGAGCTACCTGGCCGTGCTGGACGGACTGCATGATGCCAGCATAGAAGTCACTGTCTGCCGTCAGGAAGGCGGCGCAGCCATGATGGCCGACGCCCACGGCAAGCTCACGGGCGAGCCGGGCATCTGCATGGTTACCCGCGGTCCGGGCGCGGCCAATGCGCTGGCTGGCATCCACATCGCCAAGCAGGACTCCTCCCCGCTGATTCTTTTCGTCGGGCAGATCGAACGCGGCATGCGCGAGCGCGAAGCCTTCCAAGAGATGGATTACCGCGCCGTCTTCGGCACCCAGGCCAAGTGGGTCACGGAGATCGATCAAGTCGAACGCATTCCAGAATTGATCTCGCGCGCTTTCCATGTTGCCACCTCGGGGCGCCCCGGCCCGGTCGTCATCGCCCTGCCCGAAGACATGCTGGTCGAAATGGCGGATGTGCCCGATGCACCGCATTACGAAGTCATCGACGCCGCGCCCGCGTCCGACCAGATGGACACGCTCACGCAGATGCTGGCCAGCGCCCGCAAGCCGGTCGCCATTCTGGGCGGCACCCGGTGGGATGCCCAAGCCGTCGCGCAGTTTGCTGATTTCGCCCGCGCCCACGCTCTGCCGGTGGGCGTGTCCTTCCGGCGCCAGATGCTATTTCCGGCCGACCACCCCTGCTACGTCGGCGACGTGGGGCTGGGCATCAATCCGGCGCTTCTGGCGCGTGTCCGCGAAGCCGACCTGATTCTTCTGGTGGGTGGCCGCATGTCGGAGAACCCCAGCCAGGCTTACACCCTGCTCGACATCCCGGTGCCGCGCCAGAAGTTGGTGCATGTGCATCCGGACAGCGCCGAGCTGGCCCGCGTCTACCGCCCCAATCTGGCCGTCAATGTGTCGCCGACGGCCTTCTGCGCGGCGCTGGCCAGTATCCCCGCGCCCGAGGCTGCCCCGTCCTGGGCGGCGGATACCGAACGCATGCGCCAGAACTACCTGGCCTGGAGCGACCCGTCCCAAATCAAGACTCCCGGCTCGCTGCAAATGGGCGAGGTCATGGCCTACCTGGAAGACGCGTTGCCTCCCGACGCCATCATGACCAACGGCGCCGGCAACTACGCCAGCTGGCTGCATCGTTTCCATCGCCATACCCGTTATGCAACGCAGTTGGCCCCGACCTCCGGCTCCATGGGCTACGGCCTGCCCGCCGCCGTCGGCGCCAAACGCATCTGGCCCGACAAGACCGTGATCTGCTTTGCCGGCGACGGATGCTTTCTCATGCACGGCCAGGAATTCGCCACGGCAGTGCAATACGACCTGCCCATCATCGTGGTGCTGGTGGACAACGGCATGTACGGCACCATCCGCATGCACCAGGAGAAGCACTACCCTGGCCGGGTGTCCGCCACACAACTGAAAAATCCCGATTTCGCCGACTACGCCCGCGCGTTTGGCGGCCATGGCGAACGCGTGGAGACGAGCGCCGAGTTCGGCCCTGCCTTCGAACGCGCGCGAGCCAGCGGCAAACCCGCCATCCTGCATTGCCTGATCGACCCCGAAACCATCTCGCCGTCGACCACCCTGGAAAAGATTCGCGCCGCTGCGCTTGAGGCCAAGGCCTGA
- a CDS encoding tripartite tricarboxylate transporter receptor family protein: MQLFRRLAALAACSVVASIATATAHAADAGADWPQRPVTLYLGFPPGTSTDMVARLLGEQFSKRWGQPVIVENKPGVGGSLGAATAARMPADGYTLLLSASGPMSINPHVYKNVGYDSATSFAPITQTTWLPYALVVRPDFQAKSLQELIALARSQPGKLTYASTGVGTNSHLIMAMLQAKTGMTLTHVPYKGSSQSQADVLGGNVDMTFDTLASELPMIQSKRLMPLAVSKGQRTDLAPDVPTVAEQGFPNFEVGAWLGLFAPAGTPDAVVRKVFDTTQQVMNDPAVRQKMITLGSEVRLSQSPEAFAAMMRDDYAMWGKVVEETGAKSQ; encoded by the coding sequence ATGCAGCTTTTTCGCCGTCTGGCCGCCCTCGCGGCTTGCTCGGTCGTTGCCAGCATCGCGACGGCCACCGCTCATGCCGCAGACGCCGGCGCCGACTGGCCTCAGCGCCCCGTTACGCTATACCTCGGCTTTCCGCCAGGGACCTCCACCGACATGGTGGCTCGCTTGTTGGGCGAACAATTCAGCAAACGCTGGGGGCAGCCTGTCATCGTCGAAAACAAACCGGGTGTCGGCGGCAGCTTGGGGGCGGCCACGGCGGCGCGCATGCCAGCCGATGGCTACACGCTGTTGCTGAGCGCCTCCGGCCCCATGAGCATCAATCCGCATGTCTACAAGAACGTGGGCTACGACAGCGCCACCAGTTTCGCGCCCATCACCCAGACCACCTGGCTGCCTTATGCGCTGGTCGTGCGCCCGGATTTCCAAGCCAAAAGCCTGCAGGAGCTCATCGCACTGGCTCGCAGCCAGCCTGGCAAGCTCACCTACGCAAGCACGGGCGTGGGCACCAATAGCCATCTCATCATGGCCATGCTTCAGGCCAAGACCGGCATGACATTGACGCACGTCCCGTACAAAGGCAGTTCGCAAAGCCAGGCTGATGTGCTGGGCGGCAACGTGGACATGACCTTTGACACCTTGGCCTCCGAGCTGCCCATGATCCAGAGCAAGCGCTTGATGCCGCTGGCCGTCAGCAAAGGCCAGCGCACCGATCTGGCGCCTGACGTCCCTACCGTGGCCGAGCAGGGTTTCCCCAATTTCGAGGTGGGCGCGTGGCTGGGACTGTTTGCACCGGCCGGCACTCCGGATGCCGTGGTGCGCAAGGTGTTCGACACCACCCAGCAGGTGATGAATGACCCAGCCGTCAGGCAGAAGATGATTACGCTCGGTTCCGAGGTGCGGCTCAGCCAAAGCCCCGAGGCGTTTGCTGCAATGATGCGGGATGACTATGCCATGTGGGGCAAAGTCGTAGAAGAAACAGGAGCAAAATCGCAATGA
- a CDS encoding major Facilitator Superfamily protein, which yields MSNTSEAVSVRTIVAGTVVVLLAMGVRATFGLFMQPMGLAHGWGRELFSFAFALQNLVWGVSCIFMGIMADRYGSGRTVVLGALLYFCGMLGTRYAADPFTLCFMSGVVVGLGQAGMTFPVILPVIARAVPPAYRSTAMGIASAGGSLGQFLVVPGGQFAITHLNWTGALWLLSLLVAAALPLAWFLRGKPQAHTGTQTLGFAVRQALTHPSFHFLSWSYFVCGFHTAFITLHLPAFVSDAGLNASYGATTLALIGLFNVFGSFYAGKLGGRYSKKWLLAALYGLRAIGIVLVLALPLTPLVLYVFAAWMGLFWLGTVPLTQGLIGEIYGLRFAATLSGIAFLFHQIGSFTGVWLGGYVYAHTGSYNGVWWMGLALALLAMVLCLPVRERVIGAAA from the coding sequence ATGTCGAATACATCAGAAGCAGTATCCGTGCGCACGATCGTGGCTGGCACGGTGGTGGTGCTGTTGGCCATGGGCGTGCGCGCCACGTTTGGGCTGTTCATGCAGCCCATGGGGCTGGCGCATGGCTGGGGGCGGGAGCTCTTTTCCTTCGCCTTCGCCTTGCAGAACCTGGTGTGGGGCGTGTCCTGTATTTTCATGGGGATCATGGCGGACCGTTATGGTTCCGGTCGTACGGTGGTCCTGGGCGCACTGCTGTACTTTTGCGGCATGCTGGGCACCCGCTATGCGGCCGATCCGTTCACCCTGTGCTTCATGAGTGGTGTCGTGGTCGGTCTGGGCCAGGCTGGCATGACATTTCCGGTGATTCTGCCCGTCATTGCCCGCGCGGTCCCGCCCGCCTACCGCAGCACTGCCATGGGGATTGCCAGCGCGGGTGGTTCGCTCGGCCAGTTTCTGGTGGTGCCGGGTGGCCAATTCGCCATCACGCACCTCAATTGGACGGGCGCATTGTGGCTGCTGTCGTTGCTGGTAGCCGCGGCGCTGCCCCTGGCCTGGTTTCTGCGGGGCAAACCGCAGGCGCACACGGGGACGCAGACGCTGGGTTTTGCCGTGCGCCAGGCGCTGACGCATCCCTCGTTTCACTTTTTGTCGTGGAGCTATTTCGTCTGCGGTTTCCACACGGCTTTCATCACGCTGCATCTGCCGGCTTTCGTATCCGATGCGGGGCTCAACGCCAGCTATGGCGCGACCACCCTTGCCCTGATCGGTCTGTTCAATGTCTTCGGCTCGTTTTATGCCGGCAAGTTAGGTGGGCGCTACAGCAAGAAATGGTTGTTGGCGGCACTCTACGGCTTGCGGGCCATAGGCATTGTGCTGGTGCTGGCGCTGCCGCTCACCCCGCTGGTTCTCTATGTCTTCGCGGCATGGATGGGGCTTTTCTGGCTGGGCACCGTGCCGCTGACGCAGGGCCTCATCGGCGAGATCTACGGGCTGCGGTTCGCCGCGACGTTGTCGGGTATCGCGTTTCTCTTTCACCAGATCGGCAGTTTCACCGGTGTCTGGCTGGGCGGTTATGTGTACGCGCATACCGGCAGCTATAACGGCGTCTGGTGGATGGGGCTGGCGCTGGCGCTTCTGGCCATGGTGCTCTGCCTGCCGGTACGCGAACGCGTCATCGGTGCTGCGGCATGA
- a CDS encoding bacterial regulatory helix-turn-helix, lysR family protein gives MRNGIPNLSALQAFEASARLGSFSRAAEELSLTHSAVYRQVASLESRLGVQLFTRVRRRIVLTDQGAEYAGRIRHHLDQIEKDTFGLVSRTGMGRSIHIAVVPTLATTWLIPRLADFQQAHADISVSLSVRTLPFQFKDHPFDGALYHGDGVWPGTKGVLLFPERELVTVCAPGLLEGVGEQDAAALAGMTHLHLASRPDAWRQWYGANGHVYGPRYELFTMVMAAVQAGLGVGLMPRFLAQPALDAGTLVMPAPQALQVSQGYYFGYPQHSERSGALKAFEVWLKATAAHEAARNP, from the coding sequence ATGAGAAACGGCATTCCCAATCTGAGCGCCTTGCAGGCTTTCGAGGCCTCGGCGCGTCTGGGCAGCTTCTCACGGGCAGCCGAGGAGCTTTCCCTGACGCACAGCGCGGTCTATCGCCAGGTCGCCAGCCTGGAGTCCCGGTTGGGCGTGCAACTGTTTACCCGCGTGCGGCGGCGCATCGTTCTGACCGATCAGGGAGCCGAGTATGCCGGGCGCATCCGCCATCACCTGGATCAGATCGAGAAGGACACTTTTGGATTGGTCAGCCGCACCGGCATGGGCCGCAGCATCCACATCGCGGTGGTGCCCACCCTGGCCACCACCTGGTTGATCCCGCGGTTGGCGGATTTTCAGCAGGCCCATGCCGATATTTCCGTCAGTCTCTCGGTGCGCACGCTGCCGTTCCAATTCAAGGACCACCCCTTCGATGGTGCGCTCTACCATGGCGATGGCGTCTGGCCAGGCACCAAGGGCGTGCTGCTGTTTCCCGAGCGCGAGCTGGTGACGGTATGCGCGCCGGGACTGCTTGAGGGGGTAGGCGAGCAAGATGCCGCGGCGTTGGCGGGTATGACGCATCTGCATCTGGCTTCGCGGCCAGATGCCTGGCGCCAGTGGTATGGCGCCAATGGACACGTCTATGGGCCGCGGTATGAACTCTTCACCATGGTGATGGCCGCCGTCCAGGCGGGTCTCGGGGTGGGCCTGATGCCGCGTTTTCTTGCACAGCCGGCACTGGATGCCGGCACGCTGGTCATGCCGGCGCCGCAGGCTTTACAGGTCAGCCAGGGCTATTACTTCGGCTACCCTCAGCACAGCGAACGGTCGGGCGCGCTCAAGGCCTTCGAAGTCTGGCTCAAGGCGACCGCCGCGCACGAGGCCGCGCGTAACCCTTAG
- a CDS encoding putative DNA repair family protein, with amino-acid sequence MGLTDEVLPASPKPNPFLPLSVLRQAGAPRATPEREREWAENIYEALRACAPELVVSCAEHEGERELRPSPLIAEAPLRVADMGGDGLEHVWLQQSLIDESGPPLDSAGDSTGGIDVLDTQARNPLWAFVRHRLGARELAPYAQAAAQNVRGQFLHRALELAWRLLPDQEALHLAMSQARLAPLLHEAVEQAADETLVAYAPALRALECTRAESVLARWMALEARRLPFVVAGLEADHRWRHGPLSLKLRLDRMDRLADGRAVILDYKTGSGQARPESDWARARPINLQLPFYAAVLAGDAPDTHVVGLLLGQIHARNVGAQGLAEEDLGMEGVHLAADSEAFAGRNWAEILAGWRAAIENLANEYARGHAPNVAWGRDDLKYCDAMPFLRLDLDVDEA; translated from the coding sequence TTGGGACTGACCGATGAGGTGCTGCCCGCCTCGCCCAAGCCCAATCCGTTCTTGCCATTGAGTGTGCTGCGCCAGGCCGGTGCGCCGCGCGCCACGCCCGAGCGCGAACGCGAATGGGCCGAAAACATCTACGAAGCCTTACGCGCTTGCGCACCTGAACTGGTCGTCAGCTGCGCCGAGCATGAAGGCGAGCGTGAGCTGCGCCCATCACCGCTGATCGCCGAGGCGCCCTTGCGCGTTGCCGATATGGGCGGCGACGGTCTCGAGCATGTCTGGCTCCAGCAGAGCCTGATCGATGAGTCGGGGCCGCCGTTGGACAGTGCGGGCGACAGCACCGGGGGGATCGATGTCCTCGATACGCAGGCGCGCAATCCGCTGTGGGCGTTTGTCCGACATCGTCTGGGTGCCCGGGAGCTTGCGCCCTATGCGCAGGCCGCAGCCCAGAATGTGCGCGGGCAGTTCCTGCATCGGGCGTTGGAGCTGGCCTGGCGCCTGCTGCCCGACCAGGAGGCCTTGCACCTGGCCATGAGCCAGGCGCGTCTGGCGCCACTTTTGCACGAGGCCGTGGAGCAGGCTGCCGACGAAACGTTGGTTGCTTATGCGCCTGCCTTGCGCGCTCTTGAATGCACGCGGGCCGAGTCAGTGCTGGCGCGCTGGATGGCGCTGGAGGCCCGGCGACTGCCCTTTGTCGTGGCCGGGCTGGAGGCCGACCATCGCTGGCGGCACGGCCCCTTGTCGCTCAAGCTACGCCTGGACCGCATGGACAGGCTCGCCGACGGCCGCGCGGTGATTCTCGACTACAAGACGGGATCGGGGCAGGCTCGTCCCGAGTCGGATTGGGCGCGGGCCCGGCCCATCAATCTGCAGTTGCCGTTTTATGCCGCGGTGCTGGCCGGCGATGCGCCGGATACGCACGTGGTGGGACTGCTGCTTGGGCAGATTCATGCGCGCAACGTGGGAGCACAGGGGCTGGCCGAGGAAGACCTCGGTATGGAGGGGGTGCACCTGGCGGCCGACAGCGAGGCGTTTGCCGGGCGCAATTGGGCGGAGATTCTGGCCGGCTGGCGCGCCGCCATCGAGAACCTGGCCAATGAGTACGCGCGTGGCCACGCGCCCAATGTGGCCTGGGGGCGCGACGATCTTAAATACTGTGATGCCATGCCGTTTCTGCGCCTGGATCTGGATGTGGATGAGGCCTGA
- a CDS encoding acyl-CoA dehydrogenase, N-terminal domain protein has protein sequence MSATPSFNWEDPLLLDQQLTEEERMVRDAAQAYAQDKLATRVLEAFRHEKTDPAIFAEMGELGLLGATIPAEYGGAGLNYVSYGLIAREVERVDSGYRSMMSVQSSLVMVPINEFGSEEQKRKYLPKLSAGEWIGCFGLTEPNHGSDPAGMETRAVKIDGGYKVSGAKMWITNSPIADVFVVWAKCVGGEFDGKIRGFILEKGMKGLSAPAIHGKVGLRASITGEIVMDEVEISDAQMMPGVSGLRGPFTCLNSARFGIAWGALGAAEACWHTARQYTMDRKQFGRPLAANQLIQKKLADMQTEITLALQGCLRLGRMKDEGTAAVEITSIMKRNSCGKALDVARLARDMLGGNGISDEFGVARHLVNLEVVNTYEGTHDVHALILGRAQTGIQSFF, from the coding sequence ATGTCCGCTACGCCCTCGTTTAACTGGGAAGATCCGCTGTTGCTGGATCAGCAACTGACCGAAGAAGAGCGCATGGTGCGCGATGCCGCGCAGGCTTACGCGCAGGACAAGCTCGCCACGCGCGTGCTCGAAGCCTTCCGCCATGAGAAAACCGATCCGGCCATCTTTGCCGAAATGGGCGAACTGGGACTGCTGGGCGCGACCATTCCCGCCGAGTACGGTGGTGCTGGCCTGAACTACGTCAGCTACGGCCTGATCGCCCGTGAAGTCGAGCGTGTCGATTCCGGCTATCGCTCGATGATGAGCGTGCAGTCCTCGCTGGTCATGGTGCCGATCAACGAGTTCGGCAGCGAAGAGCAAAAGCGTAAGTACCTGCCCAAACTGTCCGCAGGCGAGTGGATCGGCTGCTTCGGCCTGACCGAGCCCAACCACGGTTCTGACCCTGCAGGCATGGAAACCCGTGCCGTGAAGATCGACGGTGGCTACAAAGTCAGCGGCGCGAAGATGTGGATCACCAACTCGCCCATCGCCGATGTGTTCGTGGTGTGGGCCAAGTGCGTGGGCGGCGAGTTTGACGGCAAGATCCGTGGCTTCATCCTCGAAAAGGGCATGAAGGGCCTGTCGGCACCTGCCATCCATGGCAAGGTCGGCCTGCGCGCCTCGATCACCGGTGAAATCGTCATGGATGAAGTCGAGATCAGCGACGCTCAAATGATGCCCGGCGTCTCCGGCTTGCGTGGCCCCTTCACCTGCCTGAATTCGGCCCGCTTCGGTATCGCCTGGGGCGCGTTGGGCGCGGCCGAGGCCTGCTGGCACACCGCGCGTCAGTACACGATGGATCGCAAGCAATTCGGCCGCCCGTTGGCCGCCAACCAGCTGATCCAGAAAAAACTGGCCGACATGCAGACCGAAATCACGCTGGCCCTGCAAGGCTGCCTGCGTCTGGGCCGCATGAAGGACGAAGGCACTGCCGCCGTCGAAATTACGTCCATCATGAAGCGCAACTCCTGCGGCAAGGCTTTGGATGTCGCCCGTCTGGCGCGCGACATGCTTGGCGGCAACGGCATTTCCGACGAGTTCGGTGTGGCCCGCCATCTGGTAAACCTGGAAGTGGTCAACACCTACGAAGGCACGCACGACGTGCATGCACTCATCCTGGGCCGTGCGCAGACCGGCATTCAGTCTTTCTTCTAA
- a CDS encoding ybaK / prolyl-tRNA synthetases associated domain protein, protein MSKSRHVSETPATQLLKQHNVAFTEHTYDYVDHGGAGEAARQLGLDPHAVVKTLVMEDEAARPLVVIMHGDREVSTKNLARQAGLKKVSPCQPDVAQRHSGYQVGGTSPFGTRKRMPVYVEESILAYPEVYINGGRRGYLVGIAPQVLVALLDAKTVSVGLE, encoded by the coding sequence ATGAGCAAATCCCGACACGTTTCCGAGACCCCCGCCACCCAATTGCTCAAGCAGCACAACGTGGCATTCACCGAGCATACCTATGACTACGTCGATCATGGCGGCGCGGGTGAGGCGGCCCGGCAACTGGGTTTGGATCCGCACGCGGTGGTCAAAACCCTCGTCATGGAAGACGAGGCCGCTCGGCCCCTGGTGGTCATCATGCATGGCGACCGCGAGGTCTCGACCAAGAACCTTGCGCGTCAGGCCGGTTTGAAGAAAGTCAGCCCCTGTCAGCCCGACGTCGCGCAGCGGCACTCCGGTTATCAGGTCGGTGGCACCTCGCCGTTCGGCACGCGCAAGCGGATGCCGGTCTATGTCGAAGAAAGCATCCTGGCTTATCCCGAGGTCTATATCAACGGCGGGCGGCGCGGCTATCTCGTGGGTATCGCCCCGCAGGTGCTCGTCGCATTGCTGGATGCCAAGACCGTCAGCGTCGGCTTGGAGTAA
- a CDS encoding class II Aldolase and Adducin N-terminal domain protein produces MKQMQNALAQRAPGISDVEWNTRVDLAACYRLIALFGMSDLIYNHITARIPGTRDELLINPYGLMYEEITASSLVRIDIEGNVLHNADTELGINQAGYVIHSAVHGARHDVGCVIHTHTRAGMAVSAMQCGLLPLTQTSMRFADIAYHDYESVAIDLDERARLVADLGQKEAMILRNHGLLVASASIAQAFNSMYWLEMACKAQIDAMHSGVALHTPSQAVIDRTCHLYKPTTRRPFGEMEWPAMLRLLDRRDPGFRG; encoded by the coding sequence ATGAAACAGATGCAGAACGCCCTGGCGCAACGTGCGCCGGGGATATCCGATGTCGAGTGGAATACGCGCGTGGACCTGGCGGCCTGCTATCGCCTGATCGCTCTGTTTGGCATGAGCGATCTCATCTACAACCACATCACGGCACGGATTCCTGGCACTCGCGATGAGCTGCTGATCAACCCGTACGGTTTGATGTATGAAGAGATCACGGCCTCGAGCCTGGTGCGCATCGATATCGAAGGCAATGTGCTGCACAACGCAGACACGGAACTGGGCATCAACCAGGCCGGTTATGTGATCCATAGCGCCGTGCATGGCGCGCGCCATGACGTGGGCTGCGTCATCCACACCCATACGCGTGCCGGCATGGCGGTGTCGGCCATGCAATGTGGCCTGCTCCCCCTGACACAGACCTCGATGCGTTTTGCCGACATTGCCTACCATGACTATGAGAGCGTAGCGATCGATCTGGACGAACGCGCCCGTCTGGTGGCGGACCTGGGCCAGAAAGAAGCAATGATCCTGCGCAACCACGGTTTGCTGGTGGCAAGCGCCTCGATCGCCCAAGCGTTCAATAGCATGTACTGGCTGGAAATGGCCTGCAAAGCGCAGATCGATGCCATGCACAGTGGCGTGGCCCTGCACACGCCGTCACAAGCCGTGATCGACCGCACCTGCCATCTTTACAAACCGACCACCCGGCGCCCCTTCGGCGAGATGGAGTGGCCGGCCATGCTGCGCCTGCTGGATCGTCGCGATCCGGGTTTTCGCGGTTGA
- a CDS encoding D-alanyl-D-alanine carboxypeptidase family protein: protein MAFPWIRALASAFAPLALAVATLHSANALAAKPADPCKTNAKSAECKAAKKKAASASKSASTKKTTSKVSSKTASKTSAKTTSQAKKSSAAKTASSKKTTTRAKTRAVSSAALPAAAASPAAEARALRSSTAYVQDLETSTVLFAKNENVVRPIASISKLMTALVVVDANQPMNEIIEVTDEDVDTLKHTTSRLRVGTRLSRGDMLHLALMSSENRAAHALGRNYPGGLSAFVQAMNAKARSLGMINTHFIEPTGLSSENVSSPHDLARLLRAAAQRPLIHRYSTDTEYDVEINKRTQTFRNTNLLVRKPDWDIKVSKTGFINEAGECLVMLARINGRDMAIVLLDSQGKFSRIGDAVRIRRILQSDVAML from the coding sequence ATGGCATTTCCCTGGATACGCGCGCTCGCATCGGCATTCGCCCCCCTGGCGCTGGCCGTCGCGACCCTGCACTCGGCCAACGCCCTGGCGGCCAAGCCGGCGGATCCCTGCAAGACCAACGCCAAGTCCGCCGAGTGCAAGGCGGCCAAGAAAAAAGCGGCCAGCGCCAGCAAAAGCGCCAGCACCAAAAAGACAACCAGCAAGGTCAGTAGCAAGACGGCTTCCAAGACCTCCGCCAAGACGACCTCTCAAGCAAAAAAGAGCAGCGCGGCAAAAACCGCCTCGAGCAAGAAGACGACGACTCGGGCCAAGACCCGCGCCGTCAGCAGTGCAGCGCTGCCGGCAGCGGCAGCCTCCCCGGCCGCGGAAGCGCGCGCCCTGCGTTCGTCCACCGCCTATGTCCAGGATCTCGAGACCTCGACGGTGCTGTTTGCCAAGAACGAAAACGTTGTGCGCCCGATCGCCTCCATCTCCAAACTGATGACCGCGTTGGTGGTAGTGGATGCCAACCAGCCGATGAACGAGATCATCGAGGTCACCGACGAAGACGTCGATACGCTCAAGCACACGACCTCGCGCCTGCGCGTCGGTACCCGCCTGTCGCGAGGCGACATGCTGCATCTGGCCCTCATGTCCTCCGAAAACCGCGCCGCCCACGCACTGGGCCGCAATTATCCGGGCGGGCTGAGCGCCTTTGTGCAGGCCATGAATGCCAAAGCCCGTTCGCTGGGCATGATCAACACGCACTTCATCGAGCCCACGGGTCTGTCGAGCGAGAATGTCTCGTCACCCCATGATCTGGCCCGGCTGCTGCGCGCGGCCGCGCAACGCCCGTTGATCCATCGCTACTCCACCGACACCGAATACGATGTGGAGATCAACAAGCGCACCCAGACCTTCCGCAATACCAACCTGCTGGTGCGCAAGCCCGATTGGGATATCAAGGTGTCCAAAACGGGGTTCATCAACGAAGCGGGCGAGTGCCTGGTCATGCTGGCACGCATCAATGGCCGCGACATGGCCATCGTGCTGCTGGACTCCCAAGGTAAGTTTTCGCGTATCGGTGATGCGGTGCGCATTCGCCGCATCCTGCAAAGCGATGTGGCGATGCTCTGA